The window atattttgtaatgTAATATAGAAGTATAGATATATAAAAAAGGAAATACTAAGTATcggaattttgttgaataattattttcccATTTGTGCATCACGAGAATGACAggtaatatatattaaaataataattctcTTTTTGCAAATAAAcgtatacatacatacatacacctatatacatacatacatatatatatatatatatatatatatgggcgTGTGTGTGTTAGAATAGAATACCATATATAAGATTGAGAAAGAGGACAGAAGATATAGTGAACAGGGTATGAAGATGGAAGAGTTAAAGCCCCATCCCTTGTTGAAGGGAGGAAGCAGAAGGGAGGAGGAGTGCTCAAGCTACAGCCATGGCTTCTCCTCATCTCAGATCCAATCACTCTCTGCCATCTGTCAAACACTCATTCCTCCCCTCCCCAAAGTTGATGATGACGTCGCCGACTTCTGCCGAACTTCAGGCCCGCATGAGGTCAACTAAATGAAATCCCTCTTCTTTTCTTGCACCCCTTTTGTTGTTCTAGTTTGTGCCatttgtgtgcgtgtgtttaaaTGAGCCTCAATCAATAGGTTTCGGATCAGTTAATAATGAAACAAAGGACATGTATATTGTTTGTGGGACTGTCTTAATTGGACTACGATGGATCTCTAGAAATTAAAGACCAACTCTCTGGTATTCAATGAACCACAAGATTTGGTtgttttgagatattttattttagtattcATGTGAAATGGTTAGCAGTTGAATTGGTCCAGATAAAGAATCTTCTTTTTGCTCCTTGGATAATTAAAACCCAATAATTGACTAGTGAGACACCATTTTTTGTCTTTTGAATCAGAGGCAAAGTAGTAGACGTGGAACATTTTACAGATGAttaatttttcttgcatttGTTACAGTAATTTTTAGCGATTTTTCGTTTTATAGATAGCGGAGTTGCTGGTGAAGAGAGGGATGCCTAAAGCTGTGTTCATCGTGGGCTTGGTTTTAAAGTTTCTGTCGAGCAGATTGGGAACATTTGTGCTCTGTGGTCGTATCTGTATTGATTGGAAATGGCCATTTGTTCGCAACTTCTCTGAATTGTCTTTGGACAAGAGAGAAATTGTGCTTCAGAGATGGTCCAAAGAAACTTTTCTGATTCCTCTGAAAATATCCTTCCTGCTGCTAAAAATCGTCTgcctcttcgtcttcttctctCGGGTAAAACTCGTTCCCTGTTTTATCTTGATTCCGCTGTTGCTTATGTTCTTCATTTGTTAgaaattatctcccaagaactCAGGATTATGAAAGGTGGTCCCAAATTATTTGTCTTGTATATTAAAATACCAAACATGCACGTGAATATTGGGAGAATTCAAACTTGTGAACTGAAAAGAGATAATAACCCAgccaaaatttatattttaatagtGATTATGGCTTAATACAATTTGGGAAGTCAAATATTTgaggaaatgaagaaaaaatcCAGAAATCTATACCTGACACGTGGCTATGAATCCTGGAAAGAAGAAACAAacagataattttttttggaatatGAAGCGAGATAAAGAGAAAATCAAATATTGGATTACAGTGTCGGCATAACTGAACAAAGACCTCAAAGAATTGTGTTTATTTCTTCACTAATCGAGCGGCAAcctatattaaattaaatcaaggaATATGTAATCAATTCACGTAGAGAATAGACATCAAATTGGGTGTTAATTTGAGTTTTATGTAAGATGAGTTAGAAGGATCTCTTATCCACCATTGGtacattttgaatttattactgaatttaatttcttcttgcataaaaataaatgcaTTACAGACcgatgaaaatttgaaaaatccagCTTGGGAAGCAATTGGATATGAAGTAGAAGCAACTGAAAATTTCAGAGAAAACAAGAAGGAAAGGCCACTTGAAAAGGGTATCGTGGAAATGATGAATAACGACGAATCTTCACTAAAAGAATCCCTCATCCAAAAAGGAATACAAGTTGTCGATGACCCGAATGCCGATTCATTCAAGATCAAATGTGATGTGGTGATTGTTGGATCTGGCTGTGGAGGAGGGGTTGCCGCTTCCGTCCTTGCAAACTCGGGTCAGAAAGTTATCGTTCTTGAGAAAGGCCACTACTTTGTTCCAGAAGATTACTCGGGTCTTGAAGGGCCATCCTTGGCCGAATTATATGAATCGGGTGGAATGCTAACAACTCAAGATGGAAAAATTATGGTCATGGCAGGATCAACGGTTGGTGGGGGTTCGAGTATAAATTGGTCTGCCTGTATAAGAACTCCTGATCATGTTCTCAAAGAATGGTCAAAGAACAAGATTTCTCTCTTCAGTACACTTGAATATCAATCTGCCATGGATTTTGTATGTGAGAAGATTGGTGTCACGCAGAATTGTGCAGAAGAAGGGTTTCAAAACCAAGTACTTAGAAAAGGGTGTGAAAATCTTGGCCTAAAAGTTGAGCCAGTGCCAAGAAATTCTTCAGAGAATCATTACTGTGGTTCTTGTGGTTATGGCTGCAGAAAAGGGGATAAAAAGGGTACCGATTCAACTTGGCTCATTGATGCAGTCAGAAAGGGTGCAGTTATCTTATCTGGATGCAAGGCAGAGACTTTCGTACTAGCAAGTGACAATAGTGGAACCGTTAGAAAACGATGCCTTGGAGTTATCGCAAGCTCTGAGAGTAAGAAAATCATAAAGAAGCTTCACATCGAGGCAAGAGTGACAATTTCAGCTTGTGGTTCTCTCTTGACTCCACCTTTGTTAATATCAAGTGGTTTGGAGAACAAGAACATtggaaggaatcttcatcttcaCCCCGTTTCCTTTGTTTGGGGATATTTTCCCGATTCTTTGGTTGAATTGAAGGGTAAAAGCTTCGAGGGAGGAATCATCACTTCTGTACATAAAGTGGTATCTAAAGAATCAAGCACTCAAGCTATAGTTGAAACTGCAGCACTTGGACCGGCATCATTTGCCTCGCTAATCCCTTGGGTCTCGAGAGATTACATAAGGGAAAGGATGACAAAATATGGCAGAACAGCTGTTCTATTCGCATTAGCCAGAGATCAAGGTTCAGGGGAAGTGAAAAAACAAGGAATAATAGAGTATAGAATGAGTGAACTTGACAAGGAGAATCTTAAGACAGGATTGAGGCAGGCATTAAGAATTCTAATTGGGGCGGGAGCAGTTGAGGTAGGCACTTTTAGGAGTGATGGCCAGAGAATTATGTGCAAAGGGACCAATAATGAGGATTTGGAAGAATATCTTGACATGGTTACTGCAGTCCGAGGGCCACGTTCTCGTTCAGAGTGCTGGACAATCTATTGCTCTGCTCACCAAATGGGCAGTTGTCGAATGGGCGTGAACGAGGAAGAAGGTGCAGTTGATGAAAATGGGGAATGTTGGGAAGCCAAGGGGCTTTTTGTGTGTGACGGAAGTGTTCTCCCTACTGCAGTTGGTGTTAATCCAATGATAACTATTCAATCAACTGCATATTGTATCTCAGCTAGACTAGCAGAGTCCTTGACAAAAGGGAAAGGCTTTAAGTGCAAATAACATAATCCATAAAGAGAACTTTActgaattttaatattattctaaaattGTCTGACCCAATTCAAGTTGGATCTTTCACCTAATATTCGAAACTTTTTTCATTCCCATTTTAAAATGATAGATTGATAGCATTCTAGAAAAATAGCAAAACAGAGCAGGAAATTCAGCCATTTGACCGTTTATTATCAAAAAGGGAAAAAGCATGTCCACGGTTTTTCCCACACCAAATGCTGTCAGTACGTCCAAATATCAGGACTGCTTAACATGAAATCAAGAACAACTAATGCTGTCTCCATTCATCAATGAAAGGTATATCCTAATTGAAAGCCTTCTCAGTGCAACTCACGAGACGATGATTCAGtttatacataaaaaatttaactcCAAAATAGCAAGGGGAAAAAGAGCAACCTCTCATGATTTAGGCAAAAGTACACAAAATGACTTCAAGTAGCTGAGGCCTTGACTGCTTTCTCAGCTGCATCGTCCAGATCTTCAGCAGTAATCAAAGCCATTCCACTTTCCTGCAAACACGAATATAttggaagaaaaagaaaagatttgTACTTTTGTCAGATAATTTACATTGCACATATTAAATTTGATGAGTTTCGAAATTCACCTTCAGAATTCTTTTTCCCTGGTCAACATTGGTGCCTTCAAGACGTACAACTACAGGTACTTTCAGTTTAACCTTGAATAGAAGCATAAGAATGCGTAAAATTGCGATGATCTAATCAAAGACAGAAAAGGTAAATAGCAGCCAAACAAAAACCTTTTATTGGGGGGCAGGGGGTGGATGTCAATAGGTAAAAAGTAGTAACTGACAGCAATACAAAGAAAGGTGAACAGGTTAATACATCAAATATTTGTCAAAGAAAGAGTGAAGAGCAAAGCAAAGAGGCAAGTAACATAATTTTCAACCGAGGGTTGTAAAAAGAAGTAATATCTCCCACGGAAAACCCATCAACACAAGCGTTTACCTGTTTAGCAGCATTGACAATTCCACTGGCTATCACATCACATTTCATTATTCCTCCAAAAATGTTGACAAGAATAGCCTTTACTTTCTCATCTgaagtcaaaattttaaaagccTCCACAACCTGTCCAAGATATTCAACTAAAGTGTCAGCTTTATAATCACATaaagataattaaaacaataGAGGATGGCAGCCATGAAGTTTGCACAGTTTGTCAAAATTCTGAAACTGCAGTCTCATGATTATATGACCGAAAACCAATCATCGCAATCCAGGACATCCATGTGTAACTTGCACCAATTCGTAACCAAAAGAAATCCACCATACATTGAACGGGAAATAAATCCGGTCTCACCTGACCTTCAGAGGCATTTCCTCCAACATCAAGAAAATTGGCAGGAGTTCCTCCATGTAACTTAATAATATCCATGGTAGCCATGGCCAATCCAGCGCCATTCACCATGCAACCTATTTCCCCATCCAAACCAATGTAATTTAGGTCAGCCTTTGCTGCAGAAACCTGATAAAACAATGCAATATGAAATGAATGCAACAATGTACGAATACTCATTTGCTTCATTGTAATAAATGTCATAAGCGAGCCAGTCAGAGAAAAGATGTCGGCCGATACCTCTCGAGGATCCTCTTGGGTTGGATCACGCAGAGAGAATATTTCTTTCTGACGGAAAGCAGCATTATCATCAAAGTTGAGTTTAGCATCAGCTGCTACCAACTGGTTATCAGCAGTCTCAGCAATGGGATTGATCTG of the Primulina huaijiensis isolate GDHJ02 chromosome 1, ASM1229523v2, whole genome shotgun sequence genome contains:
- the LOC140990427 gene encoding long-chain-alcohol oxidase FAO2-like — encoded protein: MKMEELKPHPLLKGGSRREEECSSYSHGFSSSQIQSLSAICQTLIPPLPKVDDDVADFCRTSGPHEIAELLVKRGMPKAVFIVGLVLKFLSSRLGTFVLCGRICIDWKWPFVRNFSELSLDKREIVLQRWSKETFLIPLKISFLLLKIVCLFVFFSRTDENLKNPAWEAIGYEVEATENFRENKKERPLEKGIVEMMNNDESSLKESLIQKGIQVVDDPNADSFKIKCDVVIVGSGCGGGVAASVLANSGQKVIVLEKGHYFVPEDYSGLEGPSLAELYESGGMLTTQDGKIMVMAGSTVGGGSSINWSACIRTPDHVLKEWSKNKISLFSTLEYQSAMDFVCEKIGVTQNCAEEGFQNQVLRKGCENLGLKVEPVPRNSSENHYCGSCGYGCRKGDKKGTDSTWLIDAVRKGAVILSGCKAETFVLASDNSGTVRKRCLGVIASSESKKIIKKLHIEARVTISACGSLLTPPLLISSGLENKNIGRNLHLHPVSFVWGYFPDSLVELKGKSFEGGIITSVHKVVSKESSTQAIVETAALGPASFASLIPWVSRDYIRERMTKYGRTAVLFALARDQGSGEVKKQGIIEYRMSELDKENLKTGLRQALRILIGAGAVEVGTFRSDGQRIMCKGTNNEDLEEYLDMVTAVRGPRSRSECWTIYCSAHQMGSCRMGVNEEEGAVDENGECWEAKGLFVCDGSVLPTAVGVNPMITIQSTAYCISARLAESLTKGKGFKCK